A single region of the Anguilla anguilla isolate fAngAng1 chromosome 17, fAngAng1.pri, whole genome shotgun sequence genome encodes:
- the LOC118217231 gene encoding sphingosine 1-phosphate receptor 1-like, with amino-acid sequence MEADAAFASLDPTVHPRDPAPGYLFRMFREYQNNSVIVAHYNYTGKLSGNKYREGLKPVDIVFLVICLLIVLENTVVLVAIWRNKKFHLPMYYLLGNLTLSDLLAGFTYMVNIVTSGANTLRLTPVKWFLREGGVFITLAASIISLLAIAIERHVTMVRMKPYQGAKRGRMFSLIGASWVVAALLGVLPITGWNCIGGLESCSTVLPLYAKSYILFCVSIFIAILLAIVVLYVRIFRIVKSNTQRLSIGGGGGTVASPSPRRGSARKSQKYLALLKTVTIVLGVFIACWLPLFILLLTDFCCPRGECGVLLKADYFLGVAIINSLLNPIIYTLTSRDMRRAILRLLCRRCLVTKDGHMRKIGMPFLDYSTSKTEVASHRLEGQDNVSTGNITPSQIKALYSKVLRT; translated from the coding sequence ATGGAGGCCGATGCGGCATTTGCATCACTAGATCCTACAGTGCATCCCCGCGACCCGGCTCCTGGCTACCTGTTCCGTATGTTCCGCGAGTATCAGAACAACTCAGTCATAGTTGCCCACTACAACTACACGGGAAAGTTGTCGGGGAACAAGTACCGGGAGGGTCTGAAGCCTGTGGACATTGTGTTTCTGGTCATCTGCCTGCTCATCGTGTTGGAGAACACAGTGGTTCTGGTGGCCATTTGGCGCAACAAGAAATTCCACCTGCCCATGTACTACCTTCTTGGAAACCTGACCCTTTCTGACTTGCTGGCAGGGTTCACCTACATGGTGAACATTGTAACATCGGGTGCCAACACGCTGCGGCTGACTCCTGTGAAGTGGTTCTTGCGGGAGGGCGGGGTTTTCATCACGCTGGCAGCTTCCATCATCAGCCTGCTGGCCATCGCTATCGAGCGCCACGTTACCATGGTGAGGATGAAGCCCTACCAAGGGGCCAAACGAGGCCGCATGTTTAGCCTTATAGGAGCTAGCTGGGTGGTGGCAGCTCTGCTGGGGGTGCTGCCCATAACAGGCTGGAACTGTATAGGGGGTCTGGAGAGCTGCTCCACGGTGCTGCCGCTCTACGCCAAGAGCTATATCCTCTTCTGCGTCTCAATATTCATTGCCATCCTACTGGCCATCGTGGTGCTCTACGTCCGAATCTTCCGCATTGTGAAGTCCAACACACAGCGGCTGAGCATTGGCGGAGGAGGGGGCACGGTCGCCTCCCCCTCGCCACGCAGGGGCTCGGCCCGCAAGTCGCAGAAGTATCTGGCCCTGTTGAAGACGGTCACCATCGTGCTGGGCGTGTTCATTGCCTGCTGGCTGCCCCTCTTCATCCTCCTGCTAACGGACTTCTGCTGCCCGCGCGGTGAATGCGGCGTGCTCCTCAAAGCCGACTACTTCCTGGGGGTGGCCATCATCAACTCCCTGCTCAACCCCATCATCTACACGCTCACCAGCAGGGACATGCGGCGGGCCATCCTCCGCTTGCTGTGCCGCCGTTGCCTGGTGACCAAAGACGGGCACATGAGGAAGATCGGAATGCCCTTCCTGGACTACAGTACCAGCAAGACAGAGGTGGCATCCCACCGGCTGGAGGGCCAGGACAACGTCTCCACCGGCAACATCACGCCCTCGCAAATCAAGGCCCTCTACTCCAAAGTGCTCAGGACGTGA